The following are encoded together in the Cyanobacterium aponinum PCC 10605 genome:
- a CDS encoding TerD family protein, whose amino-acid sequence MAISLQKGQRVSLDKVAPGLNAAFIGLGWDVNTTDTGVDFDLDASVFLLNSNEKLISDQHFIFYNNLTSPDPEKSIKHMGDNLTGEGDGDDEVIIVDLRKVPTDVNRIVVTVTIYDADKRKQNFGQVRNAFVRLVNVETKEEVLRYDLEEDFSTETALIMAEIYRKDGEWRMNAVGAGYQGGLQALLNRYQ is encoded by the coding sequence ATGGCAATTTCATTACAAAAAGGGCAAAGAGTCTCACTAGATAAAGTTGCCCCCGGATTAAATGCGGCTTTCATCGGCTTAGGTTGGGATGTAAATACAACAGATACAGGAGTGGATTTTGACTTAGATGCCTCTGTTTTTCTGCTCAATAGCAATGAAAAGCTAATTTCTGACCAACATTTTATCTTTTATAATAATCTCACAAGTCCAGACCCTGAAAAATCTATTAAACACATGGGAGATAATCTCACAGGAGAAGGAGACGGAGATGACGAAGTTATTATCGTTGACTTAAGAAAAGTACCAACAGATGTCAATCGTATAGTTGTAACTGTAACTATTTATGATGCAGATAAGAGAAAACAAAATTTTGGTCAAGTCAGAAACGCCTTTGTCAGATTAGTAAATGTAGAAACCAAAGAAGAAGTTTTACGCTATGACTTAGAAGAAGACTTTTCCACAGAAACCGCTTTAATTATGGCAGAAATTTACCGCAAAGATGGTGAATGGCGTATGAATGCCGTTGGGGCTGGTTATCAAGGAGGTTTACAGGCTTTACTCAATCGTTATCAATAA
- the aat gene encoding leucyl/phenylalanyl-tRNA--protein transferase translates to MIDVPSIIQGYAHGNFLMADDKQQLGWYSSNQRALIPLDHQFHYPKSLRRVINQNRFSVAINQDFLGVCCGCAQRETTWISSELIQIYLELNKAGWAYSFETWQDGKLAGGILGIVIRGAFIGESMFYHVPDASKVAMVKLVEHLRQRNFILFDAQMQNPHLERFGSYIIDNRKYMGLLAKALEANCDFI, encoded by the coding sequence ATGATCGATGTTCCCTCCATCATTCAGGGATATGCCCACGGTAATTTTTTAATGGCGGATGATAAACAACAATTAGGATGGTATTCTAGCAATCAAAGAGCCTTAATCCCTCTTGATCATCAATTTCACTATCCTAAATCCTTACGGAGGGTAATCAATCAAAATCGCTTTTCCGTAGCCATTAATCAAGATTTTTTAGGAGTATGTTGTGGTTGTGCGCAAAGAGAAACCACATGGATTTCATCAGAATTAATTCAAATTTACTTAGAATTGAATAAAGCAGGATGGGCTTACAGTTTTGAAACTTGGCAGGATGGAAAACTAGCAGGAGGAATTCTAGGTATTGTAATTAGAGGGGCATTTATTGGAGAATCAATGTTTTACCATGTACCAGATGCTTCAAAGGTGGCAATGGTAAAATTAGTGGAACATCTACGACAAAGAAATTTTATTCTGTTTGATGCTCAGATGCAAAACCCCCACTTAGAAAGATTTGGTTCTTATATCATCGATAATCGTAAGTATATGGGTTTATTGGCAAAAGCCCTTGAAGCTAATTGTGATTTTATCTAG
- a CDS encoding TerD family protein: protein MGINLQKGQRISLKKEAPKLEQLMCGLGWDVAKKKGGFLSGLFTTDFDLDASVLCLNQDGKIKSNSEIVFFGNLRHYSDAINHMGDNLTGAGDGDDEQILVKLPLIPQNIHKLVFVVNIYNALERSQDFSQVENAFVRLVNLSNNQEIARYTLSGNGYQGKTGMIMAEIARVGDDWEMMAKGEGFQVKSLGDVMKLYS from the coding sequence ATGGGAATTAATTTACAAAAAGGACAAAGAATTTCACTAAAAAAAGAAGCCCCTAAATTAGAACAACTAATGTGTGGTTTAGGTTGGGATGTCGCCAAGAAAAAAGGCGGTTTTTTAAGTGGTTTGTTTACCACAGATTTTGATTTAGATGCTTCGGTTTTATGTTTGAATCAAGATGGTAAAATAAAATCAAATAGTGAAATCGTTTTCTTCGGCAATTTACGTCATTATTCTGATGCGATTAATCACATGGGAGATAATCTGACTGGCGCCGGAGATGGTGATGATGAACAAATATTAGTCAAATTACCTTTGATTCCTCAAAATATTCACAAATTAGTTTTTGTGGTTAATATTTATAATGCCTTAGAAAGAAGTCAAGATTTTTCCCAAGTAGAAAATGCTTTTGTGCGTTTGGTTAACTTAAGCAATAATCAGGAAATCGCTCGTTATACTCTCTCTGGAAATGGTTATCAAGGAAAAACAGGGATGATTATGGCAGAAATTGCCCGTGTAGGTGACGATTGGGAAATGATGGCAAAAGGTGAAGGTTTTCAGGTAAAAAGTTTGGGTGATGTAATGAAACTTTATAGTTAA
- a CDS encoding two-component system response regulator — MNIFPQQNSLGTVLIVDDVLENLDLLSQTLTSQGYQVRCAKNGYLALMSIKHELPDLILLDIKMPGMNGYQVCQNLKENYKTKDIPIIFLSSAYETEEKIQAFAVGGVDYITKPFEVAEVLARVNTQMGLLKTQLELKQLNQELEKRIKRRTDELERLNQELRLENEERKKIQEKLIYDALHDSLTNLPNRTLFIDRVKMLIRHCHRFPSFQFAILFIDLDRFKLINDSLGHHAGDRLLVFCGQLFQKCVRESDTVARLGGDEFGILLDNISDVTHAIDTAETIKMQLSKSSPLFNHHFSPSASIGIVIGNYQCQNATDLLRNADIAMYRAKEMGKARYAIFNQELHQQAIQRLEIESDLKKALAFNEMLVYYQPIVELQTKRLKGFECLIRWQHPKKGLISPLEFIPIAEECGLISSLGDWVLQESCRQLKQWQTRYSHHSELSINVNFSPKQFEDIYLPQTIHNVLLDNELEPHHLNIEITENVFLSNNITVSKILSQLDKLQIPISLDDFGTGYSSLSYLHRFPISVIKIDGSFIRQMQNHNKYLEIVKTITTLGHTLGMKIIAEGIETERQLHTLQELGCEFGQGYFFGKPLQASVAEKLIQISNKD; from the coding sequence ATGAATATTTTTCCTCAGCAAAACTCATTAGGCACAGTTTTAATTGTTGATGATGTTTTAGAAAATCTTGATTTATTGTCCCAAACGTTGACTTCTCAAGGTTATCAGGTGCGTTGTGCAAAAAATGGCTATTTGGCTTTGATGAGTATTAAGCATGAATTGCCAGATTTAATCTTATTAGATATAAAGATGCCGGGGATGAATGGTTATCAGGTTTGTCAAAATTTAAAAGAGAATTATAAGACGAAAGATATACCGATAATTTTTTTGAGTTCAGCCTATGAAACAGAAGAGAAAATACAAGCCTTTGCGGTTGGAGGAGTTGATTATATTACTAAACCTTTTGAAGTTGCGGAGGTATTAGCCAGAGTTAACACCCAAATGGGTTTATTAAAGACACAACTAGAATTAAAACAATTAAATCAAGAGTTAGAGAAAAGGATAAAAAGAAGAACTGATGAACTAGAAAGATTAAATCAAGAATTACGGTTAGAAAATGAAGAAAGAAAAAAAATTCAAGAAAAGTTAATCTATGATGCTTTACATGATTCTTTAACTAATTTACCTAATCGTACTTTATTTATTGATCGAGTCAAGATGTTGATTCGTCATTGTCATCGTTTTCCTAGTTTCCAATTTGCTATTTTATTTATAGATTTAGACCGCTTCAAGTTAATTAATGATAGCTTAGGACATCATGCGGGCGATCGCCTTTTAGTTTTTTGCGGACAGCTATTCCAAAAATGTGTAAGAGAAAGTGATACGGTTGCCCGTTTAGGAGGGGATGAATTTGGTATTTTACTAGATAATATTAGCGATGTTACCCATGCCATTGATACAGCAGAAACCATCAAAATGCAGTTAAGTAAATCATCTCCCTTATTTAATCATCATTTTAGCCCCTCTGCCAGTATTGGTATTGTTATTGGCAATTATCAGTGTCAAAATGCCACCGATTTATTACGCAATGCTGATATAGCTATGTATCGTGCTAAAGAAATGGGGAAAGCTAGATACGCTATTTTTAACCAAGAATTACATCAACAAGCAATCCAACGTTTAGAAATAGAAAGTGATTTAAAAAAAGCACTGGCATTCAACGAGATGCTCGTATATTATCAACCAATAGTTGAGCTACAAACAAAGCGTTTGAAAGGATTTGAATGTTTAATTAGATGGCAACACCCCAAAAAAGGTTTAATTTCCCCCCTTGAATTTATTCCCATCGCCGAAGAATGTGGTTTAATTTCTTCTCTAGGAGACTGGGTATTACAGGAATCCTGTCGTCAATTAAAGCAGTGGCAAACAAGATATAGCCATCACTCGGAATTAAGCATCAATGTTAATTTCTCCCCCAAACAATTTGAAGATATTTATTTACCCCAAACAATTCATAATGTTTTACTCGACAATGAATTAGAGCCTCATCATCTAAACATAGAAATTACGGAAAATGTATTTTTGTCCAACAACATTACGGTGAGTAAAATTTTAAGCCAACTAGATAAGTTACAAATACCCATAAGCCTAGATGATTTCGGCACGGGTTACTCTTCTCTTAGTTATCTTCATCGCTTCCCCATTAGTGTTATTAAGATAGATGGCTCATTTATTAGACAAATGCAAAACCATAACAAATATTTAGAAATAGTGAAAACCATTACGACTTTAGGACATACTTTAGGAATGAAAATTATTGCCGAAGGAATTGAAACGGAGAGACAACTACACACACTGCAAGAATTAGGATGTGAATTTGGTCAAGGATATTTTTTTGGTAAACCCCTTCAAGCCTCTGTCGCAGAGAAATTAATTCAAATATCGAATAAAGATTAA
- a CDS encoding serine/threonine protein kinase, with product MFKPLSDLVKSFGKDSGNLLANRYQLVSQIGRGAMGQVYRAIDTQSGDNIVAIKFLSQALLDDKMRSRFENEAKISALLGEQSQHIVRVKDYGISENQVPFYVMEYLEGDDLDSLIKKKTISVGRFLYLIKQICLGLECAHNGILVNGQLATIIHRDIKPSNIFLAKTGEGDVIAKILDFGIAQIQEPEQASTQQRFMGTPEYCSPEQMAEEELQPTSDIYSLGVLMYQMLTQKTPITADGKTFQAWFKAHHENIPKPLPSYLPLPPELHDLIMKCLSKSRCDRPQNIGEILKIITPLEREYNRKNNPEINSNPDSFAKRKTVSSENLPLLTVYAQSNWPKDKPQKKIVFPCLTEAQEGSFSSLWTMLESDEVNRFIPKSTFCFNHFLFQLNPHPMILWANLLYRRNYEPKWLPCYLDLKTEIGSQIVNNLISKNLYYILLFELEKPHKYKQLLTVKINEDKAKKIEQFLSKMTLSPSSRSQAQVSKIALKKQFESVKDTIIAAISRSK from the coding sequence ATGTTTAAACCTCTATCTGATTTGGTTAAATCTTTCGGCAAAGACTCTGGTAATTTATTAGCAAATCGCTATCAGTTAGTTAGTCAAATAGGCAGGGGGGCAATGGGGCAGGTTTATAGAGCCATTGATACTCAATCAGGTGACAACATTGTTGCTATTAAGTTTTTGTCTCAAGCCTTATTAGATGATAAAATGCGTTCTCGTTTTGAGAATGAAGCAAAAATAAGTGCTTTATTAGGGGAACAAAGTCAGCATATTGTTAGGGTTAAAGATTATGGAATTAGTGAAAATCAAGTTCCTTTTTATGTAATGGAGTACCTTGAAGGGGATGATTTAGACAGCCTCATCAAGAAAAAAACTATTTCTGTAGGTAGATTTTTATATTTAATTAAACAAATTTGTTTAGGGTTGGAATGCGCCCATAATGGTATTTTAGTCAATGGACAATTAGCCACTATCATTCATCGTGATATTAAGCCTAGTAATATTTTCTTAGCTAAGACTGGAGAAGGAGATGTTATCGCTAAAATTCTCGATTTTGGCATCGCTCAAATTCAAGAGCCAGAACAGGCTTCAACTCAACAACGCTTCATGGGTACTCCAGAATACTGCTCTCCTGAACAAATGGCAGAAGAAGAGTTACAGCCTACTTCAGATATTTATAGTTTGGGGGTGTTAATGTATCAAATGTTAACTCAAAAAACTCCGATTACCGCAGATGGCAAAACTTTTCAGGCATGGTTTAAGGCACATCATGAGAATATTCCAAAGCCTTTACCTAGTTATCTTCCTTTACCTCCTGAGTTACATGATTTAATTATGAAATGTCTATCTAAGTCGAGATGCGATCGCCCTCAAAATATAGGTGAAATTTTAAAGATTATTACTCCATTAGAGAGAGAATATAACAGAAAAAATAATCCTGAAATTAATAGTAATCCCGACTCATTTGCCAAAAGAAAAACAGTATCTAGTGAAAATTTACCATTACTAACAGTTTATGCTCAAAGTAATTGGCCTAAAGATAAACCCCAGAAAAAAATAGTTTTTCCCTGTTTAACAGAAGCTCAAGAAGGGAGTTTTTCCAGTTTATGGACTATGTTAGAGTCAGATGAAGTTAATCGTTTCATTCCTAAGTCAACTTTTTGTTTTAATCATTTTCTATTTCAACTAAATCCTCATCCGATGATTTTATGGGCTAATTTATTGTATCGCCGTAATTATGAACCTAAATGGCTACCTTGCTATTTAGATTTAAAAACAGAAATTGGCTCTCAAATAGTTAATAATTTAATTAGTAAAAATCTCTATTATATTCTTTTATTTGAATTAGAAAAACCTCATAAATATAAACAGTTATTAACGGTAAAAATTAATGAAGATAAAGCAAAAAAAATAGAACAATTTTTGAGTAAAATGACTCTTTCTCCTTCTTCTCGGTCTCAAGCACAAGTAAGCAAAATAGCTTTGAAAAAACAGTTTGAATCTGTTAAAGATACAATTATTGCGGCAATTAGTCGTAGTAAATAA
- a CDS encoding multicopper oxidase domain-containing protein, protein MSDSFFYRLGAIFPTTPEGNPNIVLSSSLSYDPQTGIIENNNQPRQDLEIDLDISSNPVQITNVDQFVNDFLLGANGLTAVNSPNSLFTQYKNAIVNGWTGKSRNNSIYNLRLIGYTGPGFDQGANTDEFWSAQGQTTDELYTAIQDNDNYDPVGKWSTYNNDEIVRSIFDAQNLLDNLDVAQGETPPLWLPNFLYTYGLPNGDTVTTSYPGPTLIMQPGEDLRINFDNEITIPGLTTEQIQAATLVRNSSYGNGGSAGLGGTTSTNFHFHGAHTAPGGFGDNVVSRYTTGQSWTTNIDIPDDHGIGSYWYHPHYHPSVNAQVYGGQSGFIQIGDPLSRIPSLEDIPRNLAVLKNIDLDFGADETEGEENPSLRLTSYDSLGGLVNRLTMVTVNGEFQPNRETVGGWQSISLSNQSNQAYYNVSLQQRVTDNDGNTTLEPIPLFIYGEDGHQYPEIRRAEGVLGSYTPQGASAPTDYTKGEDIISLAPGKRVDVLFYLESGTTELTSVYSFEKDGLTYNVTNMGGYPELSSENSQAAGPLAILTVPEGTENLSPAQQEDFINQINTTIPVQDILPTTTPEEYDPNKVPSVNLFDEQWQPARGREFNWTKDVLVGRDPTERDAATQEALKAYEESTGQEYQTFTALPRDEEGTWLGYENPFLINDHVFPFGPLVTAQLGTIEEWTLKNWSINAPTKYIGHPFHIHINDYQVLDSDTELPEKRNLEDVTMLNSSGYHYYDASSGEVLQKDPLQGTFTTLPEAIDPNNTLPLATWGANNQTIRMLFQDFLGTYVFHCHILPHEDAGMMMAIQVIENTDDSWLIPAEHFNFDRTDDNNINVTVYRASDFKSYTVSLDGNVDVTPRRGQTGDVSSDFVQEVVITTEGDGLVRVYDGASLLTNQTNLLSSFKPYENSNLAPWAVISDLSGDNRNDITTAGFTQVNNDGSVNLTDFTVTGWNTDSQGEDWTEIFEFDPWEFIDIEGDNLDPVAGLRPEQVTMSTGDYNLDNFADLAIAYRTTNGVHLSILDGAAIALLLQTGQFEGGYQPDQALLADALIENETLAQASEITLTSGFNQYAQIALENLILTANSPTETGVYTFQLGAGHFIATSDGSTIGHGGHGSHGGHSEHNNHNMDMGTEDIVTNLNPSIFNLVDLSTLNVPEAEGLGHSVTPIFGGALGNGGLLVQSFDLTSGLAPENQDPKILFATGNEVNGTPSSGSNLLDNTQQLNLNIETIGQVGVFDLEGIGDNNIPDNTMDRYNLTRLLYQAYFGRLSDPTGSANWSAKMPDFDKVDDFVDSFISSPESQAEIVNHFGASLEDSSVETIVNVTSETLYSRNPSSQEIQRWNQAVDDGLSKSQLPLAILQSTVTDYTSFQPENNTIPITDPNPNIDLVDTQNNSSEIEYTISGSIFREAAFNNTVGFYRVLDENGTVIDSDGNTYSPNNPEYQTIALSEFNRLTDTNANLSLADLETVPFSFNLSGDELFAPFMAVNGSAEEFENVFFAYKNANVDNFDHVTNLGYNTWGFEDILGGGDLDYDDAIIRFNVDDRTRVSFLASSAEWSDAQWANNANLFGSFGQGLSSSSDRFQAFNQQVAGVGYIGNMNEAQTFLDQFIENSLGLLNGSEVSNSGFF, encoded by the coding sequence ATGTCAGATTCTTTTTTCTATCGCCTCGGTGCTATATTCCCTACAACTCCCGAAGGTAATCCCAACATTGTTTTAAGTTCTAGTCTCAGTTATGATCCTCAAACGGGCATTATTGAAAATAATAATCAACCTCGTCAAGATTTAGAAATTGATCTCGATATTAGCAGTAACCCCGTACAAATTACGAATGTGGATCAATTTGTTAATGATTTTTTATTGGGAGCAAATGGTTTAACTGCTGTTAATAGTCCTAATTCTCTGTTTACTCAATACAAAAATGCGATCGTCAATGGTTGGACAGGCAAATCTCGTAATAATTCTATCTATAACTTAAGACTTATTGGCTATACAGGACCGGGATTTGATCAAGGGGCGAATACGGACGAATTTTGGTCAGCCCAAGGACAAACCACCGATGAACTTTATACAGCAATCCAAGACAACGATAACTATGATCCTGTGGGTAAATGGAGTACGTATAATAACGATGAAATCGTCCGCTCTATTTTCGATGCTCAAAATCTTTTAGATAATTTAGATGTTGCCCAAGGAGAAACCCCCCCTCTTTGGTTGCCAAACTTTTTATATACCTACGGTCTTCCCAATGGAGATACAGTTACCACTAGCTATCCCGGACCTACATTAATTATGCAACCCGGGGAAGATTTACGCATTAATTTTGATAATGAAATCACAATTCCCGGATTAACCACCGAACAAATTCAAGCGGCTACTCTAGTGCGTAATAGTTCCTATGGCAATGGTGGTAGTGCTGGTTTGGGAGGGACAACTTCCACTAATTTCCATTTTCACGGCGCCCATACTGCCCCCGGAGGTTTTGGAGATAATGTAGTTAGTCGTTATACCACTGGACAAAGTTGGACAACAAATATTGATATACCTGATGATCATGGTATTGGTTCTTATTGGTATCATCCCCATTATCACCCTTCTGTTAACGCTCAGGTTTATGGGGGGCAATCGGGATTTATTCAAATTGGAGATCCCCTCAGTCGCATTCCTAGCCTAGAAGATATACCCCGTAATTTAGCGGTTCTCAAAAATATTGATCTTGATTTTGGTGCAGACGAAACCGAAGGAGAAGAAAACCCCAGTTTAAGGCTAACTTCCTATGACAGCTTAGGGGGTTTGGTTAACCGTTTAACTATGGTGACAGTAAACGGAGAGTTTCAGCCTAATCGAGAAACCGTGGGCGGTTGGCAAAGTATTTCTTTAAGCAATCAAAGTAATCAGGCTTACTATAATGTTAGTTTGCAACAAAGAGTTACAGACAATGATGGTAATACAACCTTAGAACCCATACCCTTATTCATTTATGGAGAAGATGGTCATCAATACCCTGAAATTCGCCGAGCGGAAGGGGTTTTAGGTTCATATACTCCTCAAGGGGCTTCTGCACCGACTGATTACACAAAAGGAGAAGATATTATTTCCCTAGCACCCGGGAAAAGAGTCGATGTTTTATTTTATCTTGAAAGTGGCACTACAGAATTAACTTCGGTTTACTCTTTTGAAAAAGATGGGTTAACCTACAATGTTACGAATATGGGTGGTTATCCTGAATTAAGTTCAGAAAATTCTCAGGCGGCAGGTCCTTTGGCTATTTTGACTGTTCCTGAAGGTACTGAAAATTTAAGCCCTGCTCAACAGGAAGATTTTATTAATCAGATTAATACTACTATTCCTGTACAAGATATTTTACCGACAACTACTCCAGAGGAGTATGATCCCAATAAAGTACCTAGTGTAAATTTATTTGATGAACAGTGGCAACCTGCGAGGGGAAGAGAGTTTAACTGGACAAAAGATGTATTAGTAGGACGAGATCCTACAGAAAGAGATGCGGCAACCCAAGAGGCTTTAAAAGCCTATGAAGAGTCAACAGGACAGGAATATCAAACTTTTACGGCTTTGCCAAGGGATGAGGAGGGTACATGGTTAGGTTATGAAAATCCTTTTCTGATTAATGATCATGTTTTTCCTTTTGGTCCTTTGGTTACAGCTCAGTTAGGCACGATCGAAGAATGGACCCTTAAAAATTGGAGTATCAACGCACCCACTAAGTATATTGGACATCCTTTCCACATCCATATCAATGATTATCAAGTGTTGGATAGTGATACTGAGTTACCAGAAAAACGTAATCTTGAAGATGTGACAATGCTCAATAGTTCTGGCTATCACTACTATGATGCTAGTTCTGGAGAGGTTTTACAAAAAGATCCTTTACAGGGTACTTTTACCACTTTACCAGAGGCGATCGACCCTAACAATACTCTGCCTTTAGCAACTTGGGGAGCAAATAATCAAACTATTCGGATGCTATTCCAAGACTTTTTAGGAACTTATGTTTTCCACTGTCATATTCTGCCCCATGAAGATGCGGGGATGATGATGGCAATTCAAGTGATTGAAAATACCGATGATAGTTGGTTAATTCCTGCAGAACATTTTAACTTCGATCGCACTGATGATAATAATATTAATGTCACAGTTTATCGAGCTTCTGATTTTAAGTCTTATACTGTGAGCCTTGACGGAAATGTTGATGTAACTCCTAGAAGAGGACAAACAGGAGATGTTAGTAGTGATTTTGTCCAAGAAGTCGTAATTACCACCGAAGGAGATGGTTTAGTCCGAGTCTATGATGGTGCTAGTTTATTGACAAACCAAACTAACTTACTCAGCAGTTTTAAACCCTATGAAAATAGTAATTTAGCACCTTGGGCAGTAATTTCTGATTTGAGCGGAGATAACCGCAATGATATAACTACCGCAGGTTTTACTCAAGTAAATAACGACGGTTCTGTTAATTTAACCGACTTCACCGTAACAGGTTGGAATACTGACTCCCAAGGAGAAGACTGGACGGAAATTTTTGAATTTGATCCTTGGGAATTCATTGACATTGAAGGGGATAATCTTGATCCTGTTGCGGGTTTACGTCCTGAACAGGTTACTATGAGTACAGGCGATTACAATTTAGATAATTTTGCGGATTTAGCTATTGCCTATCGTACTACCAATGGAGTTCATTTAAGTATTTTAGATGGAGCTGCGATCGCACTTTTATTACAAACAGGACAATTTGAAGGAGGCTACCAACCAGATCAAGCCTTATTAGCCGATGCTTTAATCGAAAACGAAACCCTCGCCCAAGCCTCAGAAATTACCCTTACCAGTGGCTTCAACCAATATGCACAAATAGCCCTAGAAAATCTGATTTTAACTGCCAATTCTCCCACAGAAACGGGGGTTTATACCTTCCAATTGGGTGCAGGACACTTTATCGCCACTTCCGACGGTAGCACCATTGGTCATGGGGGTCATGGAAGTCATGGGGGTCATAGTGAACACAATAACCATAATATGGACATGGGAACAGAAGATATTGTTACCAATCTTAATCCCAGTATCTTTAACCTAGTTGACTTAAGCACTCTCAATGTACCTGAAGCAGAAGGTTTAGGTCATAGCGTTACCCCGATTTTTGGTGGAGCATTAGGTAATGGTGGTTTATTAGTACAAAGTTTCGATCTTACCTCTGGATTAGCTCCAGAAAATCAAGATCCAAAAATTCTTTTTGCCACAGGCAATGAAGTAAATGGTACACCTTCTAGCGGTTCAAATTTACTAGATAATACTCAGCAACTTAACCTAAATATTGAAACTATTGGTCAAGTAGGAGTATTTGATTTAGAAGGTATTGGGGATAATAATATTCCTGATAACACCATGGATCGATATAACCTTACCCGTTTATTATATCAAGCCTATTTCGGGAGACTCAGTGATCCCACAGGCAGTGCCAATTGGTCTGCGAAAATGCCCGATTTTGACAAGGTTGATGATTTTGTCGATAGCTTTATAAGCTCTCCTGAAAGTCAAGCAGAAATTGTTAACCACTTTGGGGCATCCCTTGAAGACTCATCCGTTGAAACCATAGTTAATGTCACCAGTGAAACCCTTTACTCTCGCAATCCTTCTTCTCAGGAAATCCAACGATGGAATCAAGCGGTAGATGATGGTTTAAGCAAATCTCAATTACCCTTGGCGATTTTGCAATCAACGGTAACTGACTATACCAGTTTCCAACCAGAAAATAATACCATCCCCATTACTGACCCAAATCCTAATATTGACCTCGTTGACACCCAGAATAATTCCAGTGAAATTGAATATACCATTTCTGGTTCAATTTTCCGTGAAGCCGCCTTTAACAATACCGTTGGATTTTACCGTGTCCTAGATGAAAATGGTACAGTCATAGACTCTGATGGTAATACCTATAGCCCAAATAACCCCGAATATCAAACCATAGCTCTCAGCGAGTTTAATCGTCTGACGGATACCAATGCAAATCTTAGCCTAGCAGATTTAGAAACAGTGCCTTTTAGCTTTAACCTCAGTGGGGATGAATTGTTTGCACCCTTTATGGCGGTTAATGGTTCAGCAGAAGAGTTTGAAAATGTTTTCTTTGCCTATAAAAACGCCAATGTGGATAATTTTGACCACGTTACCAACCTTGGTTATAACACTTGGGGCTTTGAAGACATACTCGGTGGAGGAGATTTAGATTATGATGATGCAATTATTCGTTTTAATGTGGACGATCGCACTCGGGTTAGTTTTCTTGCTTCTTCCGCAGAGTGGAGTGACGCACAATGGGCTAACAATGCTAATCTTTTTGGTTCTTTTGGACAGGGTTTAAGTTCATCGAGCGATCGCTTTCAAGCCTTTAATCAACAAGTAGCGGGAGTTGGCTATATTGGTAATATGAATGAAGCTCAAACATTTCTGGATCAATTCATTGAGAACAGTTTAGGACTACTCAATGGCTCAGAAGTCTCTAATTCGGGCTTTTTCTAA